Proteins encoded by one window of Arachis hypogaea cultivar Tifrunner chromosome 1, arahy.Tifrunner.gnm2.J5K5, whole genome shotgun sequence:
- the LOC140182764 gene encoding uncharacterized protein, whose amino-acid sequence MKCGRKLKIKQLKAQLKSIKKQGQTASDYILKIKNVTDSLAALGNPLSKEEHVEVLLEGLYEEYQNLLLTVNAKPEIYSLVEVEYLIMSHDDIIEKFKKNGSGILQDNLTQNSFPVFHNSSRENGLRRGRGGRFPRGRGPSTASTTPPPPAPSFHHPTAFLAVPNTIADPAWYPDTGASHYVTPNQSNLLTCSEYTAQNRLKWVMVKDTKLKHYKQTMEANIPPMPSLNSWQEHALLIAFHVHMFMNRMGLQNENIDIS is encoded by the exons ATGAAATGTGGCAGAAAATTGAAGATTAAACAACTGAAGGCTCAACTGAAATCGATAAAGAAACAAGGTCAGACAGCTAGTGACTACATTCTTAAAATCAAGAATGTGACCGATTCACTTGCAGCTTTAGGTAATCCTCTCTCTAAGGAAGAACATGTGGAAGTTCTATTAGAAGGGCTTTATGAAGAGTACCAAAATCTTCTTCTTACTGTCAATGCCAAACCAGAAATTTATAGTCTTGTGGAAGTAGAATACCTCATCATGTCTCACGATGACATAATAGAGAAATTCAAGAAAAATGGGAGTGGCATTCTTCAAGATAATCTCACCCAAAATTCCTTTCCTGTGTTTCACAACTCTTCTCGGGAAAACGGATTACGACGAGGAAGAGGGGGACGTTTTCCTAGGGGAAGAG GACCTTCCACTGCATCCACTACACCTCCCCCTCCAGCACCATCCTTTCACCATCCCACTGCTTTTCTTGCTGTCCCCAATACTATAGCAGATCCTGCTTGGTACCCAGATACAGGAGCTTCTCATTATGTGACGCCAAACCAATCAAATTTGTTGACATGTTCAGAATATACGGCCCAAAACAGGCTTAAGTGGGTAATGGTGAAG GACACAAAATTAAAGCACTACAAACAGACAATGGAGGCAAATATACCTCCAATGCCTTCTCTGAATTCTTGGCAAGAGCATGCATTACTCATTGCTTTTCATGTCCATATGTTCATGAACAGAATGGGGCTGCAGAACGAAAACATTGATATCTCATAG